One Odontesthes bonariensis isolate fOdoBon6 chromosome 17, fOdoBon6.hap1, whole genome shotgun sequence genomic window carries:
- the rpl13a gene encoding large ribosomal subunit protein uL13 yields the protein MADRFNKVLLLDGRGHLLGRLAAIVAKQVLLGHKVVVVRCEGINISGNFYRNKLKYLAFLRKRMNTNPSRGPYHFRAPSRIFWRTVRGMLPHKTKRGQAALERLKVFDGIPPPYDKRKRMVVPAALKIVRLKPTRKFALLGRLAHEVGWKYQAITATLEEKRKEKAKLRYQKKKTLTKLTKQAEKNVVAKISKYTDVLKQYGVLV from the exons ATGGCGGACCGGTTCAATAAG GTTCTGCTACTTGATGGCAGGGGCCATCTGCTTGGCCGCTTGGCGGCCATTGTGGCTAAGCAAGTTCTTCTGG GACACAAAGTGGTGGTGGTGAGATGTGAAGGCATCAACATTTCTGGCAACTTCTACCGTAACAAGT TGAAGTACCTGGCTTTCCTGCGTAAGAGGATGAACACCAACCCCTCTCGTGGACCGTACCACTTTAGAGCTCCCAGCAGGATCTTCTGGAGGACGGTGAGAG GTATGCTGCCTCACAAAACCAAGAGAGGCCAGGCTGCTTTGGAGAGGCTGAAGGTGTTCGATGGTATCCCCCCACCATATGACAAG AGGAAGCGCATGGTTGTCCCAGCTGCTCTTAAGATAGTGCGTCTGAAGCCCACCCGCAAG tTCGCTCTCCTCGGGCGTCTGGCACATGAGGTTGGCTGGAAGTACCAGGCTATCACAGCCACTCTGGAAGAGAAGAGAAAGGAGAAGGCAAAGCTCCGCTATCAGAAGAAAAAGACACTGACCAAGCTAACCAAGCAGGCAGAAAAGAACGTCGTGGCCAAGATCTCAAAATACACAGACGTTCTGAAACAATATGGTGTACTTGTCTAA
- the atp5if1b gene encoding ATPase inhibitor B, mitochondrial, with amino-acid sequence MSRFLRPNIRSFITSQLRMSSDQLGELGKGAGKGGGGGGSIREAGGAMGKKQAAEEEMYFKRKEKEQLAALKQHHEEEIDHHKKEIERLQRDIDRHKGKIRKLKHDD; translated from the exons ATGTCGAGGTTTTTGAGGCCTAACATCAGGAGTTTTATCACCTCGCAGCTGAGAATGTCATCCGACCAG TTGGGTGAGCTCGGTAAAGGTGCAGGGAAaggtggtggaggtggaggcTCCATCAGAGAGGCAGGTGGAGCCATGGGGAAGAAACAGGCTGCTGAGGAGGAGATGTACTTCAA GCGCAAAGAGAAGGAGCAGCTGGCAGCGCTGAAGCAGCACCATGAAGAGGAAATTGATCACCACAAAAAGGAGATTGAACGCCTCCAGCGTGACATTGACCGCCACAAGGGAAAGATCAGGAAGCTGAAGCATGACGACTGA
- the zmpste24 gene encoding CAAX prenyl protease 1 homolog, with product MVETIFDLPVEKQIFYAVLGFSWTVYIWEAYLSYRQRRIYRSTTHVPQELGKIMDSETFEKSRVYQLDKSNFSFWSGLYSESEGTLILLLGGIPFMWGVAGSVTARFGFSPEYEITQSLVFLTLATLFSAFTGLPWSLYNTFVIEEKHGFNQQTLGFFIKDAVKKFFVTQCILLPVTSLLLYIIKIGGDYFFIYAWLFTLAVSLVLVTIYADYIAPLFDKFTPLPEGELKTAIETMAKSITFPLTKIYVVEGSKRSSHSNAYFYGFFKNKRIVLFDTLLEDYSPLNKAGEPQPEQPESDETSSESKAKPKNKKQGCNDPEILAVLGHELGHWKLGHTVKNIVISQMNSFLCFFLFAVLIGRKELFVAFGFTDSQPTLIGLMIIFQFIFSPYNELLSFCLTVLSRRFEFQADAFARNMGKASELYSALIKLNKDNLGFPVADWLFSMWHYSHPPLLERLRALGSVKQD from the exons ATGGTTGAAACTATATTTGACCTCCCGGTAGAAAAACAGATATTTTACGCTGTCTTGGGATTCTCATGGACAGTGTATATTTGGGAAGCATATCTGTCTTATAGACAG AGGAGGATATATAGATCAACAACACATGTGCCGCAGGAGCTTGGCAAGATCATGGATTCTGAAACCTTTGAGAAGTCACGAGTTTATCAGCTGGATAAAAGCAATTTCAGCTTTTGGTCTGGACTTTACTCTGAGAGTGAAGGGACG CTGATCCTGCTGCTGGGTGGAATCCCTTTTATGTGGGGCGTAGCTGGTTCTGTGACGGCTCGTTTCGGATTCAGTCCAGAGTACGAGATCACCCAGTCCCTGGTGTTTCTGACTCTTGCCACCCTGTTCAGTGCCTTCACTGGACTTCCCTGGAGTTTGTACAACACATTTGTCATTGAGGAAAAGCATGGCTTTAATCAGCAG ACGTTGGGGTTCTTCATCAAGGATGCCGTGAAGAAGTTTTTTGTGACCCAGTGTATCCTGCTGCCTGTGACCTCACTTCTCCTGTACATCATAAAGATTGGTGGAGACTACTTCTTCATCTATGCTTGGCTTTTCACACTGGCTGTTTCTCTG GTCCTTGTAACCATCTATGCTGATTACATTGCTCCCCTATTTGACAAGTTTACCCCATTGCCAGAAGGAGAGTTAAAGACAGCAATTGAGACCATGGCCAAAAGTATCACCTTCCCCCTCACAAAAATTTATGTAGTTGAAG GTTCCAAGCGTTCATCACACAGCAATGCATACTTCTATGGCTTCTTCAAGAACAAACGAATTGTGCTGTTTGACACTCTTTTGGAAGACTACTCACCTCTCAACAAGGCTGGAGAGCCGCAGCCCGAGCAGCCGGAGAGTGATGAGACGTCCAGCGAGTCAAAAGCCAAGCCCAAG AACAAGAAACAAGGGTGCAACGACCCAGAGATCCTTGCTGTTTTGGGTCATGAGCTCGGCCACTGGAAGCTTGGTCATACTGTCAAGAATATTGTCATCAGTCAG ATGAATTCcttcctgtgtttcttcctgTTTGCTGTTCTGATTGGACGCAAGGAGCTGTTTGTAGCTTTTGGATTTACTGACAGCCAGCCCACATTAATAGGCTTGATGATTATCTTCCAGTTCATCTTTTCTCCTTACAATGAG CtcctgtctttctgtctgacagTCCTGAGTCGCAGGTTTGAGTTCCAGGCAGATGCTTTTGCACGTAACATGGGCAAAGCGTCAGAGCTCTACTCTGCCCTCATCAAGCTCAACAAGGACAACCTGGGCTTCCCCGTTGCAGACTGGTTATTCTCCATGTGGCACTATTCCCATCCTCCTCTCCTTGAGCGCCTCAGGGCGCTGGGCAGTGTCAAGCAAGACTGA